The genome window GGCCGCATCCCGCTTTGGCGAACAGCCGAACAGCCGGGAATATTCCCTGCTGAACTGCGAAGGGCTCTCGTAGCCGACCTCGAGAGCGGCGCGGGTGACGGTCGCCGCTTCTGTTACCATGAGCCGCCGAGCCTCGATCAGCCGAAGCTGCTTCAGGTACTGTAACGGCGTCATCGAAGTCAGGGTCTTGAAGTGTTGATGAAAGGATGACGTACTCATGCAGGCGACCTCGGCCAGTTCGTCAATCCGGAACGGGCGCTTGAAGTTCCGGCGCAGGTGAATGATGGAGTCGGCAATCCGGCGGGTATGACTGTCCACCTGCACCATCTTGCGAAGTTCCCCGCCGTTCGGCCCCGTCAGAAGCCAGTAATACAACTCCCTGATGATTGCCGGATAGAGCACCGGAACCGCCTCGGGGGTGTTGAAAAGCCGGACCAGCCGGATGATGCAGTCGCGCGCCCCGGCGCTGAGCGTTTCGACAAACAGGCCAGATCCGGATGGCCCGACTGCCGGCGGCTTTGGCAGCTTCTCCAAAACCCCGCGCAAGGTGTCGCCGTCAAACTCGATCGTCAGTCCAAGGAACGGTTCCGCCTTGCTCGCCTTCGTCACGCAACCGAAGGCTGGCAGCTCGACGCTCACGGCCAGGGCGCTGCCCGCCGCGTAGTCCAGGACCTTGTCCGCGACCTCGATTCGTTTCGCCCCCTGCACCACAACGCATAGCGACGGCTTGTACATCTGCCTGAACGGCAGACTCGCCTGCGTGCTGCACAACACCAGAACTTCATCTATCGGTGTGCGGGAAAGGGCGTCGGTCCCACCGGCGGACGCAACATATTCTGACAATGTACCTACGAGTTCGGCATCCACCACCCAGTCCTTTCAACAGCTTCCGTCGCCAAGTGTGGCGAAAGCCCACCCGCTAAACCAGAGGTTTGTAGGATTAGGCAAATTTTCGCGTGGTTCAGGCATGCGCCGCACCGTTGCAGCATCCATTTAGGTCGGACAAATGCTGCAGGATTTACCTGCAATTTGAGGACGCGCAAATGAGCAGATGGACCACCAAAGACCTCCCCTCGCTTCAAGGCCGCTCAGTGGTGATTACCGGAACGGGTGGCATTGGCTATGAAACTGCGGTTGCGATGGCGGGCGCCGGCGCCACGGTCTTGCTGTCCGGCCGAAACCCGACCAGCGGCAGAGCCGCGGTTGATCGCATCCGTGCGGCAACGCCGGGCGCAAATGTTTCATTTGAACAGATCGACCTCGCCGACCTCAACTCCATTGCGGCATTCGGAGAGAGATTGCGCGCGGGACGTGACAGCCTCGATCTTCTGATCAACAACGCAGGCGTCATGGCCCCCCC of Paroceanicella profunda contains these proteins:
- a CDS encoding AraC family transcriptional regulator; amino-acid sequence: MDAELVGTLSEYVASAGGTDALSRTPIDEVLVLCSTQASLPFRQMYKPSLCVVVQGAKRIEVADKVLDYAAGSALAVSVELPAFGCVTKASKAEPFLGLTIEFDGDTLRGVLEKLPKPPAVGPSGSGLFVETLSAGARDCIIRLVRLFNTPEAVPVLYPAIIRELYYWLLTGPNGGELRKMVQVDSHTRRIADSIIHLRRNFKRPFRIDELAEVACMSTSSFHQHFKTLTSMTPLQYLKQLRLIEARRLMVTEAATVTRAALEVGYESPSQFSREYSRLFGCSPKRDAAALRPYGEQLTL